In a single window of the Dysgonomonas mossii genome:
- a CDS encoding DUF4294 domain-containing protein: MRKIVFSFVLLLLVSVALKAQEKQDTYIDMAVIYHGDTIAIMNLKPVYIYAPLKFKNNKQRQEYSKLVRDVRIAYPYAKMITAAIVETYEYMQSLPNDKARDKYMNDVQKYMMEEYKPKMKKMTKNQGKVLVKLIDRQCNTSSYNIVKALVGSFKAGVYNAFAGLFGNSLKTEYDPEGRDAEIEAIVTQLEQGTLDYYYSINYHGYK, translated from the coding sequence ATGAGAAAGATTGTATTTTCTTTTGTCTTGTTATTGTTGGTTTCTGTGGCTCTCAAGGCACAGGAAAAGCAAGATACGTATATAGATATGGCAGTTATCTATCATGGGGATACGATTGCTATTATGAACCTCAAGCCGGTTTATATATATGCTCCATTAAAATTTAAGAATAACAAGCAAAGACAGGAATACTCAAAACTAGTAAGGGACGTCCGCATAGCGTACCCTTATGCAAAGATGATTACAGCTGCTATTGTTGAAACTTATGAATATATGCAATCCTTGCCCAATGATAAAGCAAGAGATAAGTATATGAACGATGTGCAGAAATATATGATGGAGGAATACAAACCCAAGATGAAGAAAATGACCAAGAATCAGGGTAAGGTTTTGGTGAAGCTTATCGATCGTCAATGTAATACCTCGTCATATAATATTGTAAAAGCCTTGGTTGGTAGCTTCAAAGCCGGTGTATATAATGCTTTTGCCGGATTGTTTGGCAATAGCCTGAAAACAGAATATGATCCTGAAGGTAGAGATGCCGAAATAGAAGCCATCGTTACTCAGTTGGAACAAGGTACATTAGATTATTATTATTCCATTAATTATCATGGATATAAATGA
- a CDS encoding alkaline phosphatase, translated as MRKTSTVLLLLLIFSTAIYAQQQYRKHVRPTKNVIVMIPDGTSIGVVSAARWYQIYNKLGSNNLAIDPYLCGTVKTFSSNAPIGDSAPTTSCYMTGMPQQTGNVSIYPVADPQNDLVPVDPAKAYQPLATILEAAKHQQNKATGLVVTVEFPHATPADCSAHYYARGKYEYIASQMAYQNLDVMFGGGNSILTDDIKQHFKNTGTRLIQDDLKAFRNFNGKDKVWALFGERELPYDIDRDSTLVPSLNEMTKKALDRLSQNENGFFLMVEGSKVDWSAHGNDAVGCITEYLAFDKAVATVMDFARKNGETTVIVLPDHGNSGFTIGRRDLKSYDKATIDQLFKNVSQYKKTGEGLERILLKSKPEDFKSIFKEYTNIDLNDDELNLLLSSKNYQEADYMKVSNSVNMGSSIINIMNQHTYFGFTTGGHTGEEVFLAAYHPDGDLPIGMNTNVEINQYLSDAIGLKTSLKDMTEEVFAKHTEVFKGLEYSIDKSTDFPVLKVKKGNMTLTIPAFKSVVYLNNQPISLSTVTVYIDKNDTFYVPKSLINKL; from the coding sequence ATGAGAAAAACAAGTACGGTCTTATTGCTTCTGCTGATTTTTTCGACCGCGATATATGCCCAACAGCAGTACCGCAAGCATGTCAGACCTACCAAAAATGTGATTGTGATGATACCTGACGGAACATCTATCGGTGTAGTTTCTGCCGCACGTTGGTATCAGATTTACAACAAGCTTGGAAGCAACAATTTAGCTATTGACCCTTATCTATGCGGCACGGTAAAAACATTTTCATCAAATGCTCCCATTGGAGACTCGGCTCCTACAACTTCTTGTTATATGACCGGTATGCCCCAACAGACGGGTAATGTATCGATCTATCCTGTTGCCGATCCTCAAAATGACTTAGTACCTGTAGATCCGGCAAAAGCTTACCAACCATTAGCTACAATACTGGAAGCTGCTAAACATCAACAAAACAAAGCTACGGGATTGGTTGTTACGGTGGAATTCCCGCATGCAACACCCGCAGACTGCTCTGCACACTATTATGCCAGAGGCAAATATGAATATATCGCATCACAAATGGCATATCAAAACTTAGATGTCATGTTTGGTGGTGGTAATTCTATACTTACTGACGACATTAAACAACATTTCAAAAACACGGGAACCAGACTTATTCAGGATGATCTAAAAGCTTTCCGTAACTTTAATGGAAAAGATAAAGTTTGGGCATTATTCGGAGAAAGAGAGCTACCTTACGACATCGACAGAGACTCTACTCTAGTTCCGTCACTGAATGAAATGACTAAAAAAGCGCTAGACAGGCTTTCTCAGAACGAAAACGGCTTTTTCCTCATGGTAGAAGGCAGTAAAGTAGACTGGTCTGCTCACGGAAACGATGCTGTAGGCTGTATTACAGAATATTTAGCATTCGACAAAGCAGTTGCTACTGTTATGGATTTTGCCCGCAAGAATGGAGAAACAACTGTAATAGTTCTTCCCGATCATGGAAATAGCGGATTCACAATTGGTCGTAGAGACCTGAAAAGCTATGACAAAGCAACCATCGATCAACTATTCAAAAATGTATCGCAATACAAAAAAACAGGAGAAGGTTTGGAGCGTATCTTATTAAAATCGAAACCGGAAGATTTCAAAAGCATATTTAAAGAATATACGAATATAGACCTGAACGACGATGAATTAAACTTACTTCTCAGTTCTAAGAACTATCAAGAAGCTGACTATATGAAAGTAAGCAATAGCGTGAATATGGGTTCGAGTATTATTAATATAATGAATCAACATACATATTTCGGTTTCACAACGGGAGGGCATACCGGCGAAGAAGTATTTCTCGCAGCTTATCATCCTGATGGTGATCTGCCTATAGGTATGAATACGAATGTAGAAATAAACCAATATTTATCTGACGCTATAGGGCTCAAAACATCTTTGAAAGATATGACAGAAGAAGTGTTTGCTAAACATACAGAAGTCTTCAAAGGATTAGAGTATAGCATCGATAAGTCTACTGATTTCCCTGTATTAAAAGTAAAGAAAGGAAATATGACCTTGACTATACCTGCGTTCAAGTCGGTAGTTTATCTCAACAATCAGCCAATCTCGTTAAGTACAGTGACTGTATACATAGACAAGAACGACACATTCTATGTTCCTAAGAGCCTAATTAATAAGCTATAA